AATTACTCCTCACGAAGGTTAAAGCCCGTTTTGtcttttctcttcctttttggtcCTCCCACTGGGGGGAGAAGGACTTTCCGTTTTTACCCCCCCTTGAACGCGGCTTTGAAATTTCCGTCTCgcctcccatttttgcggACATATTTATCACGTGAGGGAGGTGACACTTGGCCACCATGCACTGGTTCATTTGGACGaggaaggaaattaaaatgaacGAGATAAGGATGAATTTGTTTGACTTCCTTTGGTTATTTTTCagcattttttgtgtgttcccTTGGGGAGGGGCCACTCAACGGGGACAGCGTTGGTTGCTTGGCAGTTGGCTGCGGTGTGGTGTGGTGTGTGGGGGTGTTTTCTggtatattttgtatttttttgttttttttgtatttttttttcctcttttcctcttttcctcttttcctcTTGAGGCAACTCCCTTTCCTTCACACTTCACTCACGCTGTAAATGCTGCACACTAGTTGCCTCCCATCTTTTGGCGTCCACTGTTGCAATGCTTCTAGTCTCCCGGGACACTGCGCAAAAATTATctacacaattttttcaatttcccTGGGACAACTTCACCTAGTTGGGCGACTTTCGCCTGTTCTcattgttttcattttttttttcgttgacTGCTCATGTGGCAAAAGTGTATGAACATGTGCAGGTgatttttccctctttcgGTAGCCACAGGTGGAAGGGAATAAACTTAGCAATAAGTGGAAAACAAACCCGGTTAAAATAGGCCAAGCGGAGTGCCTCAAAGGAATGGAGATTTATGTTACTGCTGCGAATGGGGAAAACTCTCCTCACGAGCGCAACAGGGTTGACATAATAAAAGCGAAATGTGaagtgtgaaaaaatggctacttggtacattttttttttttttttttttttggggggggggcccatttttacctgactcgtcaataattttcattttggctagcccATCAATCAAGGCAAAAAGTGTTCCAACCGTGACAGAAAGGGGGCGGCGTGAATGGCCAAAACGTGTATTCTACTTCGCCGATTGGGAGTTCCCcattcttctttcttttacCGAAACGGTTTGCACATCGGGTAAGCGAAGCCACGACAAGttaatcacaaaaaaaattgcgaacaaatttttaaaggcTTCTAACGTAAGTAACGTTGACGACTGAGTTGATACCACCTCCTAGTTAACTTACTTTTGCAAATATTGCGTGGggttaaaacaaaaaaaaagtaatgatACGAATGGGGAAGATGCATCAACTGGAATGGAGAACAAAGGCAGAAGTCGTCTCTTCACGTCCGTATGCAATCCCctcttcgcaaaaaaaaaaaaaaaaaatgcatcccTGCATTTACACACTGGACGGTGAATTAGCACGCCACCCCAAAAGAGCAACTGTTGAGAACGTGTCAACTATACTCGATCGGtacgaaaaaatgtagagcaatttttaaaagcatgAGAGGGTGGACAGGGCACAATGCTGTGTAGTCCACTTTATTGCCAAGATATAACGTCGATTTCTTCACCCCCAGAAGGGCTACGCCTCAAAGGTCAGACTCTCACTAAACCGTTCTAGCTCCCTCAGCTTGTCGTCCTCCGTTGCGAaagaatataaatttttttttcgccccgTCCAACTGAGTAACGTTAAGTGCCTACCCTTGGAGTCTCTTAATGACAACAATTTGTTCCATTCCAATTTCgatttgtttaaaaagaCCTGATTTCTGATGAGGACGTACACTCCCTTCCAGTCACTTTTTGAGCTTAGCATCTGCTCGAACTGCTCGTACAGGGTGAAGGTTTTTTTGTTGACTCCGAGttcctgcgggggggaagtaAGGCGTGGTGGGTGCAAAATGGCTCCGCGTGAAGTGGCTCCACGTGAAGTGTCTCCGCCGCACAGCTCGGCGtggaatgaaaaagaaagcaaaaggaCAAGCAGAACACAGTGAGGGGGGTACACAGAAAAGTGACATGGCTCTTTTCTCCCCCACTTACCTTCACAAAACTGAAGTGCGGaatttttgttataattATCGCGTCCTTTACAAACGGGGCGACGTTGAAAAAGTGGGCCTTGTGAAAGGATACGTCCAAGGGGAACTCCAAGTTGTACTTTCGGTCCTCCGCGGTGGATACAGACGTGGTGTGCAAGTCGGGGGCGGTTATTACCGATGAGGTTGCTTCCGGTGAGGCTGCTTCCGGTGAGGTTGCTTCCGGTGAGGCCGCTTCCGATGAGGCCGCTTCCGGTGAGGCCGCTTCCGATGAGGCTGCTTCCGATGAGGCCGCTTCCGATGAGGCTGCTTCCGTTGGGGCTGCTTCCCCTTCCGCCTCCGTCGGGGTGCCGCTTCGGGGTAATCTCCCCCTTGGAGTCTCCTCCAACCTGCGCAGCGCGTCCATATCTCGCACGTAACTCCGCTCTGCCGCTTCATCAAAGGGAGGTGCGCAACTCTCACCCGTCACGTCCATCTCGCcgtcctcttcctcctgctCCCCCTCATGTTCACCCATCACATGGTCCCTCAGCGCGCCAcctaaaaatgaatttctaCTCAAGTAACTTCCACGGGAAGAAGTAGAGCAATCCGCTTCATTCGTAGAACTGCCCCGATAGGCAtaccttttattttgctgcactttctcaaaaatgtgtttataGTACAATGCGTACCTGACTAGGTTCTTTTTACATTGGGCAATCATAATGCTCCGACTGTCGGTACCGATTAACTGCACCTGGTGGTTCTGTGCACCATCTGGGTTGTCCAAAACGTATCGATAAATGCGTAGAAACTCTTGGTGGTCATGTATTTTCAAATTCATGAAAGGTAAAATTTGTTGTTCGCTGTAAATTGGAATgcgaagaaaataaaacaacagCTCGAAGATGATGTTGCCATTGGAGCAGAAGGGGTCCCAAATGAGTTTTACATGCTTCTGATTCTTTAGACATTTTTGAACAGCTAGCGAATATATACAGCTAGCTGCGTCGTAGCAGTCGTcacttaaaaagaaattgttaTTCTGGTGGTTCATCCTCTTTATTTCCATGTCGCGCAGGTAGTTCAGCACACGTTCGTTGTCGGTTTGTGGCATGTCGAGTGGCATGTCGAGTGCACTGCTTGTTTTTGCTTCAGTGCGATGGTTctgattttcccctttgtctTTCTCCACGTTGTGCGTTACCGCGTCGGGGGTATCCTCTCTCCTGGGTGTTTCCTCACGAGCGCATTTTTCCCCTGCGGGTAGGCCAGTTCCACCCCCCCTTacaatttcttccttattGGAAAGGTCGCCCACGTAGGGACTATCATTACTTCCATTGGGATGACTGTTAATGTGCCACTTCTCCCGTGGTGGTGCTACCTCTTTGGCAGTGGTCAGACGCTCTGGTGAATCCCTCTTAAGGGAATGCCCAAAATAGTTGTACTTATAATAGTGATGCCTCTCCTCCCCAGAGGGgccattttcattttcttcacttaattgaatttttttttttcctcaaataTGGACCAAAATGGAACGTTCTCCGTGACGATActcttaatttttccatcACCGATATGAAAGTCGTTATTGAACAGCGAATGGAAATTCAGATTGTCGCATTTGTCATAGTTAGCCACACGGTCTAGCTGGTCCACATGACAGTA
This genomic stretch from Plasmodium cynomolgi strain B DNA, chromosome 14, whole genome shotgun sequence harbors:
- a CDS encoding hypothetical protein (putative), which gives rise to MKGAALGLCAQRRYLSVYNFFICVRKGGEATLIKDIKQRYVKEVTIYQAQKKNVAEQKKEKSKKEKHLVRLGKCSGGVQIKCSPSLIYLLSLKCGYVESIWLNVSKNASCTSLASLEDIIRRVPWDTYISPNHLEDIPLKVTSRKSKLFDVADIGRAVRGRLNEFVRSYRGSHIAGGNITAQSSPSTDACLITPLLDHPPPGEHTHETNVENTNQRIKNNKWNLLAVHIEDNLCNVDLKFTGKLSPRFYQYCHVDQLDRVANYDKCDNLNFHSLFNNDFHIGDGKIKRKKKIQLSEENENGPSGEERHHYYKYNYFGHSLKRDSPERLTTAKEVAPPREKWHINSHPNGSNDSPYVGDLSNKEEIVRGGGTGLPAGEKCAREETPRREDTPDAVTHNVEKDKGENQNHRTEAKTSSALDMPLDMPQTDNERVLNYLRDMEIKRMNHQNNNFFLSDDCYDAASCIYSLAVQKCLKNQKHVKLIWDPFCSNGNIIFELLFYFLRIPIYSEQQILPFMNLKIHDHQEFLRIYRYVLDNPDGAQNHQVQLIGTDSRSIMIAQCKKNLVRYALYYKHIFEKELGVNKKTFTLYEQFEQMLSSKSDWKGVYVLIRNQVFLNKSKLEWNKLLSLRDSKGRHLTLLSWTGRKKNLYSFATEDDKLRELERFSESLTFEA